A genomic stretch from Neomonachus schauinslandi chromosome 16, ASM220157v2, whole genome shotgun sequence includes:
- the TRAPPC6A gene encoding trafficking protein particle complex subunit 6A isoform X2, whose protein sequence is MADPALFEFLHTEMVAELWAHHSDPGPGGQKMSLCVLEGMGFRVGQALGESIGQAQAAATAPQAAPGDTGLQRGAGHPQVPVQRPVGGRVPEADGQPPHQSPGDLCPAGQQLPSPHPDGLGPAVSGGSTQVPGLHLRPPARRPLHPGHQEPGHRLRGIPAHL, encoded by the exons ATGGCGGACCCGGCACTGTTCGAGTTTCTGCACACCGAGATGGTGGCGGAGCTGTGGGCGCACCACTCCgaccctggccctggg GGACAGAAGATGAGCCTGTGTGTCCTGGAGGGCATGGGCTTCCgtgtgggccaggccctgggcgaGAG CATCGGCCAGGCCCAAGCGGCTGCCACTGCCCCCCAGGCTGCCCCAGGAGACACTGGCCTTCAGAGAGGAGCTGGACATCCTCAAGTTCCTGTGCAAAGACCTGTGGGTGGCCGTGTTCCAGAAGCAGATGGACAGCCTCCGCACCAATCACCAG ggGACCTATGTCCTGCAGGACAACAGCTTCCCTCTCCTCATCCGGATGGCCTCGGGCCTGCAGTATCTGGAGGAAGCACCCAAG TTCCTGGCCTTCACCTGCGGCCTCCTGCGAGGCGCCCTCTGCATCCTGGGCATCAAGAGCCTGGTCACCGCCTCCGTGGCATCCCTGCCCACCT GTAA
- the BLOC1S3 gene encoding biogenesis of lysosome-related organelles complex 1 subunit 3, which yields MASQGRRRRPPRRPETVVPGEAAETDSELSASSEEEELYLGPSGPTRGRPTGLRVAGEAAETDSDSEPEPTAAPGDLPPLVVQRDTAGEAWAAEETPAPAPARSLLQLRLAESQARLDHDVAAAVSGVYRRAGRDVAALASRLAAAQAAGLAAAHSVRLARGDLCALAERLDIVAGCRLLPDIRGVPGTEPEQDPGPRA from the coding sequence ATGGCGTCCCAGGGTCGTAGGCGGAGGCCGCCGCGGAGGCCCGAGACGGTGGTGCCCGGGGAGGCGGCCGAGACGGACTCGGAGCTCTCTGCGTCctcggaggaggaggagctgTACCTGGGTCCCTCGGGCCCGACGCGCGGCCGCCCCACGGGGCTGCGGGTGGCCGGGGAGGCCGCGGAAACCGACTCGGACTCGGAGCCGGAGCCGACCGCCGCGCCGGGGGACCTGCCTCCGCTGGTGGTGCAGCGGGACACGGCCGGGGAGGCCTGGGCCGCGGAGGAGACCCCGGCGCCGGCCCCCGCGCGCTCGCTGCTGCAGCTCCGGCTGGCCGAGAGCCAGGCGCGGCTGGACCACGACGTGGCGGCCGCGGTGAGCGGCGTGTACCGCCGCGCGGGCCGCGACGTGGCCGCCCTGGCTAGCAGGCTTGCGGCCGCCCAGGCCGCAGGGTTGGCGGCGGCCCACAGCGTGCGCCTGGCGCGGGGGGACCTCTGCGCGCTGGCCGAGCGCCTGGACATCGTGGCCGGCTGCCGCCTGCTGCCCGACATCCGCGGCGTGCCGGGGACCGAACCTGAGCAAGACCCGGGACCGCGGGCCTAG
- the TRAPPC6A gene encoding trafficking protein particle complex subunit 6A isoform X1: protein MADPALFEFLHTEMVAELWAHHSDPGPGVSAGPRGEEARAAAGKKMSLCVLEGMGFRVGQALGERLPQETLAFREELDILKFLCKDLWVAVFQKQMDSLRTNHQGTYVLQDNSFPLLIRMASGLQYLEEAPKFLAFTCGLLRGALCILGIKSLVTASVASLPTCKFQVVIQKT from the exons ATGGCGGACCCGGCACTGTTCGAGTTTCTGCACACCGAGATGGTGGCGGAGCTGTGGGCGCACCACTCCgaccctggccctggggtgagcGCCGGGCCCCGGGGGGAGGAGGCTCGGGCAGCGGCGGGAAAG AAGATGAGCCTGTGTGTCCTGGAGGGCATGGGCTTCCgtgtgggccaggccctgggcgaGAG GCTGCCCCAGGAGACACTGGCCTTCAGAGAGGAGCTGGACATCCTCAAGTTCCTGTGCAAAGACCTGTGGGTGGCCGTGTTCCAGAAGCAGATGGACAGCCTCCGCACCAATCACCAG ggGACCTATGTCCTGCAGGACAACAGCTTCCCTCTCCTCATCCGGATGGCCTCGGGCCTGCAGTATCTGGAGGAAGCACCCAAG TTCCTGGCCTTCACCTGCGGCCTCCTGCGAGGCGCCCTCTGCATCCTGGGCATCAAGAGCCTGGTCACCGCCTCCGTGGCATCCCTGCCCACCT GTAAGTTCCAGGTGGTGATTCAGAAAACCTGA
- the TRAPPC6A gene encoding trafficking protein particle complex subunit 6A isoform X3, with protein sequence MADPALFEFLHTEMVAELWAHHSDPGPGGQKMSLCVLEGMGFRVGQALGERLPQETLAFREELDILKFLCKDLWVAVFQKQMDSLRTNHQGTYVLQDNSFPLLIRMASGLQYLEEAPKFLAFTCGLLRGALCILGIKSLVTASVASLPTCKFQVVIQKT encoded by the exons ATGGCGGACCCGGCACTGTTCGAGTTTCTGCACACCGAGATGGTGGCGGAGCTGTGGGCGCACCACTCCgaccctggccctggg GGACAGAAGATGAGCCTGTGTGTCCTGGAGGGCATGGGCTTCCgtgtgggccaggccctgggcgaGAG GCTGCCCCAGGAGACACTGGCCTTCAGAGAGGAGCTGGACATCCTCAAGTTCCTGTGCAAAGACCTGTGGGTGGCCGTGTTCCAGAAGCAGATGGACAGCCTCCGCACCAATCACCAG ggGACCTATGTCCTGCAGGACAACAGCTTCCCTCTCCTCATCCGGATGGCCTCGGGCCTGCAGTATCTGGAGGAAGCACCCAAG TTCCTGGCCTTCACCTGCGGCCTCCTGCGAGGCGCCCTCTGCATCCTGGGCATCAAGAGCCTGGTCACCGCCTCCGTGGCATCCCTGCCCACCT GTAAGTTCCAGGTGGTGATTCAGAAAACCTGA